A genome region from Urocitellus parryii isolate mUroPar1 chromosome X, mUroPar1.hap1, whole genome shotgun sequence includes the following:
- the LOC144250769 gene encoding ER membrane protein complex subunit 3 codes for MAGPELLLDSNIRLWVVLPIVIITFFVGMIRHYVSILLQSDKKLTQEQVSDSQVLIRSRVLRENGKYIPKQSFLTRKYYFNNPEDGFFKKTKRKVVPPSPMTDPTMLTDMMKGNVTNVLPMILIGGWINMTFSGFVTTKVPFPLTLRFKPMLQQGIELLTLDASWVSSASWYFLNVFGLRSIYSLILGQDNAADQSRMMQEQMTGAAMAMPADTNKAFKTEWEALELTDHQWALDDVEEELMAKDLHFEGMFKKELQTSIF; via the coding sequence ATGGCGGGGCCAGAGCTGTTGCTCGACTCCAACATCCGCCTCTGGGTGGTCCTACCCATCGTTATCATCACTTTCTTCGTAGGCATGATCCGCCACTATGTGTCCATCCTGTTGCAGAGCGACAAGAAACTGACCCAGGAACAAGTCTCCGACAGCCAAGTCCTAATTCGAAGCAGAGTCCtcagggaaaatggaaaatacattcCCAAACAGTCTTTCTTGACACGAAAATATTACTTCAACAACCCAGAGGATGGAtttttcaaaaaaactaaaagaaaggtAGTGCCACCTTCTCCTATGACCGATCCCACTATGCTCACAGACATGATGAAAGGGAATGTCACCAATGTCCTCCCTATGATTCTTATTGGTGGATGGATCAACATGACATTTTCAGGCTTTGTTACAACCAAGGTGCCATTTCCACTGACCCTTCGTTTTAAGCCTATGCTACAGCAAGGAATCGAGCTACTCACATTAGATGCATCCTGGGTGAGTTCTGCATCCTGGTACTTTCTCAATGTATTTGGGCTTCGGAGCATATACTCTCTGATTCTGGGCCAAGATAATGCCGCTGACCAATCACGAATGATGCAGGAGCAGATGACCGGAGCAGCCATGGCCATGCCTGCAGACACCAACAAAGCTTTCAAGACAGAATGGGAAGCTCTGGAGCTGACGGATCACCAGTGGGCACTAGATGATGTAGAAGAGGAGCTCATGGCCAAAGACCTCCACTTTGAAGGCATGTTCAAAAAGGAATTACAGACATCTATTTTTTGA